The following coding sequences lie in one Niabella agricola genomic window:
- a CDS encoding sulfatase encodes MQHIRSLLFYVLLLGGIPAPAMGQQKPVVKAYNILFIAIDDLRPELGAYGKSYMRTPHMDRLARTGRVFLNHYVNVPTCGASRYAMLTGRLPQIPAALTNEAFEIFTAGEPRKPQPESFVELFRRNGYTTIGIGKISHAPDGRVYGYNASASDKQELPNSWDAFYLDAGKWGTGWNAFFGYAGGANRQGMKNEVFPYEDKDVPDTAYPDGLTARLAAAQLAALKKQSTPFLLAVGFFKPHLPFNAPKKYWDQYDEQTLPLSAAPDMPASVNSKSLHNSNEFNQYKKGIEKPALKTPVSDAYARKLRHAYFAAVSYVDAQVGKVLDALAETGLDKNTIVVLWGDHGWHLGDERVWGKHTLSEYALRSPLMIRVPGMPAAGVPSGKIVQSVDIYPTLLELAGVVAADTLDGRSLYAELVHRPGKPEPSIAYSYFNRGISIRTSRYRLTKYYRKEMPVIELYDYTTDPHETRNQAAQFPSVVNRLLPLIESKKTSIEQYWREK; translated from the coding sequence ATGCAGCATATCCGCTCACTCCTTTTTTATGTATTATTGTTGGGGGGCATACCTGCTCCGGCAATGGGCCAGCAAAAGCCGGTTGTAAAAGCCTATAACATTCTTTTTATTGCAATCGATGATCTGCGGCCGGAGCTGGGTGCATATGGCAAAAGTTATATGCGAACGCCGCATATGGACCGGTTGGCCCGGACAGGGCGTGTATTCCTGAATCATTATGTAAATGTGCCAACCTGTGGCGCCTCCCGTTATGCGATGCTTACCGGCCGTTTGCCGCAAATACCGGCGGCGCTGACAAATGAAGCGTTTGAAATTTTTACCGCGGGTGAGCCGCGTAAGCCACAACCGGAATCTTTTGTAGAGCTGTTCCGGCGTAACGGGTATACAACGATTGGAATCGGAAAGATCAGTCATGCGCCCGATGGAAGGGTGTATGGTTATAATGCTTCTGCATCAGATAAGCAGGAGCTTCCCAACAGCTGGGATGCCTTTTATTTGGATGCCGGTAAATGGGGAACCGGCTGGAACGCTTTTTTTGGTTATGCAGGAGGAGCGAACCGCCAGGGGATGAAAAACGAGGTATTCCCTTACGAGGACAAAGACGTACCAGATACCGCATACCCTGATGGCCTGACGGCCCGGCTGGCAGCAGCACAGCTAGCGGCGTTAAAAAAGCAGAGTACACCCTTCCTGCTTGCCGTAGGGTTTTTTAAGCCCCATCTGCCGTTTAATGCGCCTAAAAAATACTGGGACCAATATGATGAACAAACGCTGCCATTGTCTGCTGCGCCGGATATGCCGGCATCTGTTAACAGTAAGAGCCTGCACAACAGCAATGAATTTAACCAGTATAAAAAGGGAATAGAAAAACCTGCTTTAAAAACACCGGTATCGGATGCGTATGCACGGAAACTGCGGCATGCCTATTTTGCTGCGGTCAGTTATGTAGACGCCCAGGTGGGGAAGGTACTGGATGCGCTGGCGGAAACCGGCCTGGATAAAAATACCATCGTGGTATTATGGGGCGATCATGGCTGGCATCTTGGAGATGAGCGGGTATGGGGAAAACACACGTTGTCTGAATATGCGCTGCGCAGTCCCCTGATGATCCGTGTTCCGGGGATGCCTGCCGCAGGAGTTCCATCCGGCAAGATCGTACAGTCGGTGGATATTTACCCTACCTTGCTGGAGCTGGCGGGGGTGGTAGCTGCTGATACATTGGATGGCCGGTCATTGTACGCTGAACTTGTACACAGGCCCGGAAAGCCGGAACCCTCCATTGCCTATAGTTATTTTAACCGGGGGATCAGTATCCGTACCAGCCGGTATCGCCTCACAAAATATTACCGAAAAGAGATGCCCGTCATTGAGTTGTATGATTATACAACCGATCCCCATGAAACCCGAAACCAGGCAGCGCAATTTCCATCGGTTGTAAACCGGCTATTACCGTTGATCGAAAGCAAAAAAACATCCATAGAACAATACTGGCGGGAAAAATAA